The Anastrepha ludens isolate Willacy chromosome 2, idAnaLude1.1, whole genome shotgun sequence genome contains a region encoding:
- the LOC128855072 gene encoding protein slender lobes, whose protein sequence is MENLEDVCTSGRVTRSLRKRLTSVDSNDAGSRPSTPQLAKLVSIPESSSPSRSLRATRRNSTTGNGTPSKTSAMSKTSTISESHDVEINASKRNVRRSSVSGTDSHTSKKVSQVEIATTKISESPEEDYVLKTKTTPARRSTRLISKSPSYLEEEGTTPSGPPKTRLQSKSPPHLDTSCTTKTIKPGPKPKRDKQKSDSDSEVEVINLEENPETDEKAVKTPKRVSSRFKKSPKSASPKNKRPIIERIDLSEETVDSHVNGGTEECLILQEDDKCNMDSIKATDSIKIKSKINENKETTVESLKSPLTETTPVKEGKEEALRLELSEDDNKAETDSTTKTPEKYTSPKKSLNSSRNGSAVQSVVILQKLSPDVIKKLCGENNTAIPPPNAKSVAFNGIEEDDAVKSTYPKTPASIKSKSYITLDSSGGTEEKSFETEKGLSASFKDDSALVEESKDQTDFAIQANQLKESVELHAISNGDKEENMENEVEMIQDYTPYKQKLHTNLQSSTPMANSVSTSKIEPVENIKTAEEKSENSTNLPETSPTKSIQASNNSAEISFNQEKIPRSPIKKDEAATDTLLHQQQDLSATTDNNATLTAAEPNNPKNDEIADDLFSKSWTQNVSGCATSAGKIDTIHSITSENKINHEVVTSENLEVEEEGKPKISTTTSPKIKNKEESEEEEDSFQKLEFVDDEAMEAPNDYESGDSMAEEERKEMEENEIVDLGESIGSEDTEGDRSYEECDEENDSFITSDTHESLLDYSDDDDEHCSNHFEDSEDSEPSKGNSHILVTSESEGEEKSSKEEVVNGILKKKTKRLNRSNRRSRILDTSESENEEMLESKSKKTNQSIQNSSPKPSKPLNFDVSRMIDETTEEETSGNENFSKIQTDKSKGTNSSDQTINGKYTEDNANSAQSEDGNESKDKKDNNKNELTERNITSLIQGSEQNVDNENSKDTNTDLDKLDESNTGKVAEKTRSSPVKSQSDEIMENVMPPQIAEKANDTNTDMNKNDSGNESKLNISINRQNESDEINKINNLNDSKSQNEISENENGEGEFEDIEIPETQEVEQVVKDDTPDVSLAEESADENVIEDTECVLSEISKPKNSGLSVSFCQTKQKRKSITANNSLHHSSFTIGVSVIRKENANHIEESDSTEPNEKICNVDNSSSESGTDYTAKTNDAQVDKEEEEELEKLLHFDTHFSNLSRKRKSIASINPQSTNEHSNSKKPKRQSLQRISKEEFNPSQSLIENIEDRKRELQTQRDAVKSRLSKSKSFCGAMQDESNAFASDSASDISSNESENNKKVVNYSNTCDLNTNKNKKKDLAHISERCDNILEAANRAKLESKQNSKKSELIFPKSKKGSKYSILMDEETEEDTLIVEDMKHSKEQKMLALERAFEASAKILLNEGGRNKKEKLQIDEEESGSKRLSIEFLKSFSNSKLQTEIKKSNKETHPSFVQRMNSATGEIIEEPLTPPKKKRAVFNKFELPTGTVFEEPITPKKKTKIGEFRESPITPRTLGFKVRHILTAGQDQAPELKNSHPLKRKQKLDEPKHVLPKPQWSQSGVFLEEHLPSLSDKQRHKFKAASTTHNCGPSAGTATLNALHFKKSTMFRKNVPRESSNELLKRKERQYARNHF, encoded by the exons atggaaaatttagaGGACGTCTGCACTAGTGGCCGGG TTACAAGGTCTTTACGAAAACGTTTAACATCAGTCGACAGTAATGATGCCGGAAGCCGACCGTCTACGCCTCAATTAGCAAAGCTCGTTTCCATACCCGAATCAA gtTCCCCATCTCGCTCTTTGCGAGCAACTAGACGCAACTCTACAACTGGGAATGGCACACCTTCAAAAACGTCAGCAATGTCTAAAACTTCCACTATTTCCGAATCACACGATGTTGAAATCAATGCTTCTAAGCGTAACGTAAGAAGGAGCAGCGTTTCTGGAACAGATTCGCACACGTCAAAGAAAGTTAGTCAAGTAGAAATTGCCACAACGAAAATTAGTGAGTCGCCCGAAGAGGACTACGttttgaaaacgaaaacaaCTCCAGCCAGACGTTCTACAAGATTGATCTCTAAGTCTCCGTCTTATTTGGAAGAAGAGGGAACGACACCTTCCGGTCCACCCAAAACGAGGTTACAGTCTAAGTCTCCTCCACATTTGGATACTTCCTGTACAACTAAGACGATTAAACCCGGCCCGAAACCCAAACgtgacaaacaaaaaagtgataGCGATTCTGAGGTTGAAGTAATCAATCTAGAAGAAAATCCAGAAACAGATGAAAAGGCAGTGAAAACTCCAAAAAGAGTATCATCCAGGTTTAAAAAATCACCGAAGAGTGCATCTCCTAAAAATAAGAGGCCAATAATTGAAAGAATTGATTTATCGGAAGAAACTGTTGATTCTCATGTTAATGGGGGAACAGAAGAATGTTTAATTTTACAAGAGGATGATAAATGTAACATGGATAGCATTAAAGCTACAGACtcgataaaaattaaatctaaaataaatgaaaataaagaaactaCAGTAGAATCTTTGAAATCACCATTAACAGAAACAACGCCGGTGAaagaaggcaaagaagaggctCTTCGCTTGGAATTGTCTGAAGATGATAATAAAGCAGAAACTGATTCCACTACTAAAACACCCGAGAAGTATACATCACCTAAAAAATCTCTAAATTCAAGTCGGAACGGGTCGGCTGTTCAAAGCGTTGTCATATTGCAGAAATTATCGCCTGatgtaattaaaaaactttGTGGCGAAAATAATACAGCAATCCCGCCACCAAACGCTAAATCCGTTGCATTTAATGGTATTGAAGAAGACGATGCCGTAAAGAGTACATATCCTAAAACTCCAGCATCGATCAAGAGCAAAAGCTATATTACATTGGATTCTTCGGGAGGCACCGAAGAAAAGTCTTTCGAAACCGAAAAAGGATTATCAGCCAGCTTTAAAGATGATAGCGCATTAGTTGAAGAAAGTAAAGATCAGACCGATTTCGCAATCCAGGCGAATCAATTGAAAGAATCTGTTGAGTTACATGCTATCTCCAATGGTGATAAGgaagaaaatatggaaaatgagGTAGAAATGATTCAAGATTATACACCTTACAAACAAAAGCTACACACGAATTTGCAGAGCTCGACTCCGATGGCAAATTCAGTATCAACATCTAAAATTGAGCCGGTAGAAAATATTAAGACGGCCGAAGAGAAATCGGAGAACTCTACAAATTTACCGGAAACGTCGCCAACTAAATCGATACAGGCATCGAATAATAGCGCTGAGATTAGTTTCAATCAAGAAAAAATACCCCGTTCGCCAATAAAGAAAGATGAAGCTGCTACTGATACTTTACTCCATCAGCAACAAGATTTGTCGGCAACAACCGATAACAACGCGACATTAACCGCAGCTGAGCCCAACAATCCAAAAAACGATGAGATCGCAGACGATTTGTTTTCTAAATCTTGGACACAAAATGTAAGTGGGTGCGCAACATCCGCTGGGAAAATTGATACAATCCATTCAATTACGTCcgaaaataaaatcaatcacGAAGTAGTAACTTCTGAAAATttagaagtagaagaagaaggaaAACCGAAAATTTCAACTACTACATCCccgaaaatcaaaaataaagaggaaagtgaagaagaagaagactcgtTCCAGAAATTAGAATTTGTAGACGATGAGGCAATGGAGGCACCCAATGATTACGAAAGTGGAGATTCGATGGCCGAAGAAGAACGAAAAGAAATGGaagaaaacgaaattgtagatctAGGTGAATCAATTGGTAGTGAAGACACTGAAGGTGATAGAAGTTATGAGGAGTGTGATGAAGAAAACGATTCATTTATAACTTCTGATACCCACGAATCGTTACTTGATTAttccgatgatgatgatgagcatTGTAGTAATCATTTTGAAGATTCTGAAGATTCTGAACCATCGAAGGGTAACAGTCACATTTTGGTAACCAGCGAAAGTGAAGGTGAAGAAAAATCGTCTAAGGAAGAAGTAGTTAATGGTATTTTGAAAAAGAAGACAAAGAGGTTAAACAGATCGAATAGAAGAAGTCGTATTTTAGACACAAGTGAAagtgaaaatgaagaaatgttAGAATCGAAATCAAAAAAGACAAACCAAAGTATCCAAAATAGTTCCCCGAAACCGAGTAAACCTCTTAATTTCGATGTTAGTAGGATGATCGATGAAACTACAGAAGAAGAAACAAgcggaaatgaaaatttttccaaGATACAAACTGATAAATCTAAAGGAACTAATTCGAGTGATCaaacaataaatggaaaatatacTGAGGATAATGCAAATAGTGCTCAAAGTGAAGATGGAAATGAGTCGAAGGATAAGAAagataacaacaaaaatgagcTTACAGAAAGGAATATTACTAGCTTGATTCAAGGCAGTGAACAAAATGTTGATAACGAAAACTCAAAAGATACTAACACTGACTTGGACAAATTAGATGAATCAAATACTGGTAAGGTAGCTGAGAAGACACGGTCGTCACCAGTGAAATCACAGAGTgacgaaattatggaaaatgtcATGCCACCACAAATAGCCGAGAAAGCCAACGACACGAATACTgatatgaataaaaatgattCAGGTAATGAGTCTAAACTGAATATCTCTATAAACAGGCAAAACGAGAGTgatgaaatcaataaaataaataatcttaATGACTCGAAATCTCAAAATGAAATATCCGAAAATGAGAATGGTGAAGGTGAATTTGAAGATATTGAAATACCAGAGACCCAGGAGGTCGAGCAAGTAGTAAAAGATGATACCCCAGATGTATCACTTGCTGAAGAATCTGCTGATGAAAATGTCATTGAAGATACGGAATGTGTATTGAGTGAAATATCGAAGCCGAAAAATTCTGGTTTAAGTGTGTCCTTTTGTCAGACAAAGCAAAAGCGAAAGAGTATTACGGCAAATAATAGTTTGCATCATAGCTCATTTACAATTGGGGTAAGTGTAATTAGAAAAGAAAACGCCAATCACATAGAAGAATCGGATTCTACAGAACCCAATGAGAAGATATGTAATGTCGACAACAGCTCAAGCGAATCTGGAACAGATTACACTGCCAAAACTAATGATGCTCAAGTAGAtaaagaggaggaggaagaacTCGAAAAACTATTGCATTTCGACACACACTTTTCTAATCTAAGCAGGAAACGAAAATCAATTGCTTCAATAAATCCACAGAGTACCAATGAGCACTCAAATAGCAAGAAACCGAAACGCCAAAGTCTGCAGCGTATTTCAAAGGAAGAATTTAATCCATCTCAATCACTGATTGAAAACATTGAAGATCGTAAACGTGAATTGCAAACACAAAGAGACGCGGTAAAATCGCGCTTATCTAAATCTAAATCCTTCTGTGGAGCTATGCAAGATGAGTCAAACGCTTTTGCGTCTGACAGCGCTTCAGACATTTCTAGTAACGAATCAGAAAATAACAAGAAAGTGGTAAATTACTCCAATACTTGTGATTTGAATACtaataagaataaaaagaagGATCTAGCGCATATTTCCGAGCGCTGTGACAATATTCTAGAGGCAGCCAATCGAGCCAAATTAGAATCGAAGCAAAACTCTAAGAAG aGTGAGTTAATATTTCCAAAGTCAAAGAAAGGTTCAAAGTATTCAATTTTGATGGACGAAGAAACGGAAGAGGATACTTTAATTGTTGAAGATATGAAACATTCAAAAG AACAAAAAATGTTGGCCTTGGAGCGGGCCTTCGAGGCTTCAgccaaaattttattgaatgaggGTGGTAGAAACAAGAAGGAAAAACTACAG ATCGATGAAGAAGAAAGTGGGAGCAAACGCCTTtctattgaatttttgaaatcattttcaaattccaagttgcaaactgaaataaaaaaga GTAATAAAGAAACACATCCATCATTTGTTCAACGCATGAATAGTGCAACAGGTGAAATCATAGAGGAACCACTTACTCCTCCGAAAAAGAAACGAGCCGTATTTAATAAGTTCGAACTACCTACTGGTACCGTATTTGAGGAACCAATCACACcgaagaaaaaaaccaaaatcggCGAGTTCCGTGAGAGTCCCATAACTCCACGTACCCTTGGTTTTAAAGTACGTCATATACTAACTGCTGGTCAGGACCAAGCACCGGAATTGAAAAATTCTCACCCACTTAAACGCAAGCAAAAACTCGATGAGCCCAAACATGTATTACCTAAACCTCAGTGGTCGCAGTCGGGTGTATTTCTTGAAGAACATTTGCCATCTCTAAGTGATAAACAAAGGCACAAATTTAAAGCAGCAAGTACAACGCATAACTGTGGACCAAGTGCCGGGACTGCAACCCTAAATGCCTTGCACTTTAAAAAGTCTACTATGTTTCGGAAAAATGTTCCGAGAGAATCATCGAATGAATTGCTAAAGCGTAAAGAGCGTCAGTATGCTCGTAACCACTTTTAA
- the LOC128855073 gene encoding formylglycine-generating enzyme has protein sequence MVRISLAFLCFHCLVICITSDCGCNKALNRQSDTLGSVSIKKNEVPVCQQAKRDSNHYRDYYPEDPTMSFIPGGSFLIGTDEPHFQSDGESPERLVKVDDFYIDKYEISNARFNDFVKTTNYTTEAEIFGDSFLFKKLLTSEMQKKYDDFRVVSAPWWYKVKGVSWRHPQGPHSNTNDILDHPVVHVSWNDAVAFCGWAGKRLPTEAEWEVACRGGKKRKLFPWGNKLSPYGEHWLNIWQGDFPDGNTAEDGYSITCPVSKFRQNEYDIYNIVGNVWEWTQDLWQNNDVSSNPPRVKKGGSYLCHKSYCYRYRCAARSQNTADSSSGNLGFRCAKDA, from the exons ATGGTTCGAATAAGTTtggcttttctttgttttcattgCTTGGTAATTTGTATAACGTCAGATTGTGGGTGCAATAAGGCGTTGAATAGGCAGTCCGACACATTAGGCAGTGTATCTATAAAAAAGAATGAGGTTCCAGTTTGCCAGCAAGCCAAAAGAGATAGTAACCACTATCGCGATTATTACCCAGAAGACCCAACCATGTCATTCATACCTGGCGGAAGCTTTTTAATAGGAACTGATGAACCTCATTTTCAAAGTGATGGAGAGTCACCGGAGCGTCTAGTTAAAGTTGACGATTTTTATATCGACAAATACGAAATATCCAATGCCAGATTTAACGATTttgttaaaacaacaaattatactACTGAGGCAGAGATATTTGGcgacagttttttatttaagaaactccTCACATCGGAAATGCAAAAGAAGTACGATGATTTTCGTGTTGTAAGCGCGCCGTGGTGGTACAAAGTAAAGGGAGTTTCATGGCGGCATCCGCAAGGACCGCACAGTAACACAAACG ATATCTTGGATCATCCAGTTGTTCATGTATCTTGGAATGACGCCGTGGCTTTCTGTGGTTGGGCAGGAAAACGGTTACCAACTGAGGCGGAATGGGAGGTAGCTTGTCGAGGTGGAAAGAAGAGAAAACTTTTTCCTTGGGGAAACAAATTATCACCATACGGAGAACATTG GCTAAATATATGGCAAGGAGATTTTCCTGATGGCAATACGGCTGAAGATGGTTATAGTATAACTTGTCCTGTGAGTAAATTTCGACAAAACGAATATGATATTTACAATATTGTTGGAAATGTTTGGGAATGGACCCAAGACCTATGGCAAAACAACGACGTTAGTTCGAATCCACCACGCGTAAAGAAAGGTGGTTCGTATTTATGTCACAAATCCTATTGCTACCGCTACCGGTGTGCTGCCCGCTCCCAAAATACTGCAGACAGTTCATCCGGTAACTTGGGATTCCGCTGCGCAAAGGATGCGTAA
- the LOC128855075 gene encoding leukocyte receptor cluster member 1 homolog, whose amino-acid sequence MNILPKKRWHVRTKDNIARVRRDEAEAKEKEQKRQEKLLLAESEARINFLRKKTGLPERHNDSDEISVLPAHENQQHVDLFADYRSHTKTTNKASEEEKKEEREKYEKQIGYLTYLGQDTNEALKLRSWYEVAPQRPEVGDDNIVEKDLKSKRAQDPLTLINALIPSDQSKTVKPSTTKLFRENSDTGIYQQILTIKKYENKTKEFEHRKHKKGKKHKKHKHKKDKGKKRKHHSHGERKCDSEERQQLSREKLEKLRKERLLREASERARQEELLAPKNITQELKNTEITPTPRIVQKYNSQFNPEIAKQNII is encoded by the exons ATGAATATTCTTCCAAAGAAAAG ATGGCATGTACGGACTAAAGACAATATCGCTCGAGTGCGCCGTGATGAAGCCGAAGCGaaagaaaaagaacaaaaacggcaagaaaaattattgttgGCG GAAAGTGAAGCTCGTATAAACTTTCTGAGAAAGAAGACGGGACTGCCTGAGCGTCACAATGACAGTGACGAAATCTCTGTACTACCAGCACACGAAAATCAACAACATGTAGATTTATTTGCTGATTATAGATCCCATACAAAAACCACAAATAAGGCGtcggaagaagaaaaaaaggaagaacgagaAAAGTATGAAAAACAAATCGGCTACTTGACATACTTGGGACAGGATACGAATGAGGCGTTAAAATTGCGAAGCTGGTACGAGGTTGCACCACAAAGACCAGAAGTGGGTGATGATAATATCgttgaaaaagatttaaaaagtaaaCGAGCACAAGATCCTTTAACGCTTATTAATGCCTTAATACCTAGCGACCAGTCAAAGACTGTAAAGCCATCCACAACCAAGCTTTTTCGTGAAAATAGTGACACTGGTATTTACCAGCAAATTCTCacgataaaaaaatatgaaaataaaactaaagaatTCGAGCatcgaaaacataaaaaagggaagaaacaTAAGAAGCACAAGCACAAAAAGGATAAAGGGAAAAAAAGAAAGCACCACAGCCATGGAGAAAGGAAGTGTGACTCGGAAGAGCGGCAACAACTTAGCcgcgaaaaattggaaaagctTCGTAAGGAACGACTACTACGAGAGGCTAGTGAACGTGCAAGGCAAGAAGAACTTCTGgcaccaaaaaatattacacaagAACTGAAGAATACGGAAATAACTCCAACTCCACGAATTGTCCAAAAATATAATAGCCAATTCAACCCggaaatagcaaaacaaaatattatttaa